In one window of Thermotoga sp. DNA:
- a CDS encoding LysE family transporter: MLSIFFGSFLVGLSGAMAPGPLMAIAISRSTKDWKAPLKLITGHVLLEALLVLLLLVGVQTIPPFLMKVISLIGGAFLVYMGISQLYEVKDLSLSANTGNSKLSLPVQGALVSLSNPYFLLWWFSVGSAFLFRAREQLFLGVLLFYLGHILSDITWYTLLGVVGQLFTKPSWKGVYRIVLVSTSMILIGFGVYFLIGAFRGDFFHVL; encoded by the coding sequence ATGCTTTCCATATTCTTTGGAAGTTTTCTCGTTGGACTTTCCGGTGCGATGGCACCGGGTCCTTTAATGGCCATCGCTATCTCCAGAAGCACAAAAGATTGGAAAGCGCCCCTGAAATTGATAACAGGCCATGTTCTTCTGGAAGCACTCCTGGTTCTGTTACTGCTGGTTGGTGTTCAGACGATTCCTCCTTTCCTCATGAAGGTGATTTCACTGATAGGAGGAGCCTTTCTTGTGTACATGGGAATCTCCCAGCTTTATGAGGTAAAAGACCTATCCTTGAGCGCTAATACCGGAAACTCCAAACTTTCACTCCCTGTTCAAGGGGCACTCGTTTCTCTTTCAAATCCCTATTTTCTTCTCTGGTGGTTTTCGGTTGGGAGTGCTTTTCTTTTCCGGGCAAGAGAACAACTTTTCCTCGGTGTTCTTCTGTTCTATTTGGGTCATATACTTTCGGACATAACCTGGTACACCCTTCTAGGTGTTGTTGGACAGCTTTTCACGAAACCTTCATGGAAAGGTGTGTACAGGATCGTTCTCGTATCAACATCTATGATCCTGATAGGATTTGGTGTTTACTTTTTAATCGGTGCTTTCAGAGGAGACTTTTTTCACGTACTCTAG
- the aroQ gene encoding type II 3-dehydroquinate dehydratase has protein sequence MKLLVVNGPNLNMLGKRDKSVYGSFAYDELVKMIEDWSRENNVEVEVFQSNHEGEIVDRLHRLDFDGLVINPGAFTHYSYAIRDALEIVRVPKVEVHISNIHRREEFRRKSVTAEVCDGQISGLGVYGYILALEYVKKVSSESTD, from the coding sequence TTGAAGCTGCTCGTTGTGAACGGACCGAATCTGAACATGTTAGGAAAGAGAGACAAGAGTGTATATGGAAGTTTCGCGTACGATGAGCTGGTGAAGATGATAGAGGATTGGTCGAGAGAAAACAACGTGGAGGTGGAGGTCTTCCAGTCCAATCACGAGGGAGAGATCGTGGACAGGTTGCACAGACTCGACTTCGACGGCTTAGTCATAAACCCCGGCGCGTTCACGCACTACAGCTACGCCATAAGGGATGCCCTCGAGATCGTGAGAGTGCCGAAGGTTGAGGTTCACATATCGAACATACACAGAAGGGAAGAGTTCAGAAGAAAGAGTGTTACGGCAGAGGTCTGTGACGGTCAGATCAGCGGCCTTGGGGTTTATGGGTACATACTCGCACTAGAGTACGTGAAAAAAGTCTCCTCTGAAAGCACCGATTAA
- the aroB gene encoding bifunctional shikimate kinase AroK/3-dehydroquinate synthase AroB, translated as MRIFLVGMMGSGKSTIGKKVADVLDLEFVDMDAEIERREKRSINRIFEEDGEEYFRLREKALLKELVQKDNIVVSTGGGVVLDPESRELLKKEKTLFLYAPPEVLIERVTEENRPLLKEGKEKIYEIWEGRKHFYAEFRRIDTSRLNEWETTALVVLEALDGKEVLVIEKPHRVEIVLGGFKRVRDEELVFTTERVEKIYGRYLPERRLLFPDGEAVKSLEHVTRAYYELVKMDFPRDKVIVGVGGGALTDFTGFVASTFKRGVGLSFYPTTLLAQVDASVGGKNAIDFAGVKNIIGTFRMPDYVIIDPVVALSMDEGRFEEGVVEAFKMTLLSGKGLDLFDDPEKIEKRSLRVLSEMVKISVEEKAKIVVEDPYDKVLRHALNLGHTLGHVYEMLEEVPHGIAVAWGLEKETMYLYRKGIVPKETLKWIVERIKQIVPIPVPAIDREKARNLILNDKKILKGSRVRLPYVREIGKVEFLEVDPLELLEVVD; from the coding sequence ATGAGGATCTTCCTCGTTGGGATGATGGGTTCTGGAAAGAGCACGATAGGTAAAAAAGTAGCGGACGTACTCGATCTTGAGTTCGTGGACATGGACGCTGAGATAGAAAGAAGGGAAAAGAGAAGCATCAACCGAATCTTCGAAGAAGATGGAGAAGAATACTTCAGACTGAGAGAAAAGGCCCTTTTGAAAGAGCTCGTTCAAAAAGACAATATCGTGGTGTCAACGGGTGGAGGAGTGGTTCTTGATCCGGAAAGCAGAGAACTTTTGAAGAAAGAAAAGACACTTTTCCTCTATGCTCCTCCCGAAGTGTTGATCGAGAGAGTTACGGAAGAGAACAGACCCCTCCTCAAGGAGGGTAAAGAGAAAATATACGAGATTTGGGAAGGAAGAAAGCATTTTTACGCGGAGTTCAGAAGAATCGATACTTCCAGGCTGAATGAGTGGGAAACGACAGCACTCGTCGTTCTGGAAGCACTCGATGGAAAGGAAGTGTTGGTGATAGAAAAACCCCATCGTGTGGAGATCGTCCTTGGAGGCTTCAAAAGAGTTAGGGATGAAGAACTGGTCTTCACTACAGAGAGAGTTGAAAAGATTTACGGAAGGTACCTTCCAGAAAGGAGGTTGCTCTTTCCAGATGGAGAAGCCGTGAAGAGTCTAGAACACGTTACAAGAGCTTACTACGAACTTGTGAAGATGGACTTTCCAAGGGACAAAGTCATTGTCGGTGTCGGGGGAGGAGCCCTCACAGATTTTACCGGCTTTGTGGCCAGCACTTTCAAGAGGGGTGTGGGACTCTCCTTCTACCCAACTACCCTTCTCGCTCAGGTTGATGCCTCCGTTGGGGGAAAGAACGCCATCGATTTTGCAGGAGTGAAGAACATCATCGGAACTTTCAGAATGCCTGATTATGTGATCATAGATCCTGTCGTAGCACTCTCCATGGACGAAGGTAGGTTTGAAGAGGGTGTGGTAGAAGCCTTCAAGATGACCCTCCTCTCCGGAAAGGGATTGGACCTCTTCGATGATCCGGAGAAGATAGAAAAGAGAAGTCTCAGAGTTCTCAGTGAGATGGTGAAGATATCCGTGGAAGAGAAGGCAAAGATAGTGGTGGAAGATCCCTACGATAAAGTGTTGAGACATGCTCTGAACCTGGGTCACACACTGGGGCATGTCTACGAGATGCTGGAAGAGGTCCCCCACGGTATAGCAGTGGCCTGGGGGCTCGAGAAAGAGACGATGTACCTGTACAGAAAGGGGATAGTTCCAAAGGAGACCTTGAAGTGGATCGTTGAGAGAATAAAGCAGATCGTACCGATCCCGGTTCCGGCCATCGACAGAGAGAAGGCTAGAAATCTGATTCTGAACGACAAAAAAATCCTGAAAGGGTCCAGGGTGCGACTTCCTTACGTGAGAGAGATCGGAAAGGTGGAGTTTCTGGAAGTGGATCCCCTCGAACTTCTGGAGGTGGTAGATTGA